A genome region from uncultured Roseibium sp. includes the following:
- a CDS encoding 2'-5' RNA ligase family protein, which translates to MAYPEFEPNSARQINHFRSRHEPERAKLVPPHVTLVFGLKDRNPRDILTLCERVVENARRLTIEFTSSELAYDPFEHRHKLLLLCGKGGDALISLHNQIYDGLHRIELKPGIVYRPHMTVATHVDRAIIERLEVVEVGTFPISATINSLEMVELAHGNLNNLASIPFGGSVPYTNHN; encoded by the coding sequence TTGGCATATCCTGAATTTGAACCGAACTCGGCTCGGCAGATTAACCACTTTCGATCCCGCCACGAACCGGAACGAGCTAAGCTGGTTCCTCCCCACGTAACGCTGGTGTTTGGATTGAAAGATCGGAACCCCAGAGACATTCTCACGCTCTGCGAACGCGTGGTTGAAAACGCGCGCCGTTTAACAATCGAGTTCACAAGCAGCGAATTGGCGTATGATCCATTTGAACACAGGCACAAGTTACTTCTGCTTTGTGGGAAGGGCGGAGACGCGCTGATCTCCTTGCATAATCAGATTTATGACGGTCTACACCGCATCGAATTGAAGCCTGGAATTGTATATCGCCCACATATGACGGTTGCCACGCATGTTGACCGAGCGATCATCGAGCGGTTGGAAGTTGTTGAAGTTGGTACTTTTCCAATAAGCGCAACAATAAATTCGTTGGAAATGGTCGAGTTGGCCCACGGCAATCTGAACAATTTGGCGAGCATCCCATTTGGCGGGTCCGTACCTTATACCAACCACAACTAA
- the nth gene encoding endonuclease III: MAEAKTPAPRKKATKTKHKTPSVANPGRVLKKSRYTKAETYAIFERFHADNPEPEGELDYVNAYTLLVAVVLSAQATDVGVNRATKHLFQIADTPEKMLALGEDKVREEIRTIGLFKTKAKNVILLSEQLIRDHGGEVPEDREALEKLPGVGRKTANVVLNIFFGHPTIAVDTHLFRLGNRIGIAPGKTPFDVEKAMEKAVPAEFGRHAHHWLILHGRYICKARKPECRRCVIYDLCKSPEKEPLDSIPEIALRTRALIERQKAAES; encoded by the coding sequence ATGGCAGAAGCAAAGACCCCCGCCCCGCGCAAAAAGGCGACGAAAACAAAGCACAAGACGCCCTCGGTGGCAAACCCGGGCCGCGTGCTGAAAAAATCCCGCTACACGAAGGCGGAAACCTACGCGATCTTCGAACGGTTCCATGCAGACAATCCGGAGCCGGAAGGGGAACTCGATTACGTGAACGCCTATACGCTTCTGGTCGCCGTCGTCTTGTCCGCGCAGGCGACCGATGTCGGCGTCAACCGGGCAACCAAACACCTGTTCCAGATCGCCGACACGCCTGAAAAAATGCTTGCGCTCGGCGAGGACAAGGTGCGGGAGGAAATCCGCACCATCGGCCTTTTCAAAACAAAGGCGAAGAACGTCATTCTGCTGTCGGAACAACTGATCCGCGATCACGGCGGCGAGGTTCCGGAAGACCGGGAGGCGCTTGAAAAGCTGCCCGGCGTCGGCCGAAAGACCGCCAACGTGGTGCTCAATATCTTTTTCGGACATCCGACCATTGCCGTCGATACCCACCTGTTCCGGCTCGGCAACCGGATCGGCATCGCGCCGGGAAAGACCCCCTTTGATGTTGAAAAGGCGATGGAAAAGGCGGTTCCGGCGGAATTCGGCCGTCATGCCCATCACTGGCTGATCCTGCACGGGCGCTATATCTGCAAGGCGCGCAAGCCGGAATGCCGGCGCTGCGTCATCTACGATCTGTGCAAGAGTCCGGAAAAGGAACCCCTGGATTCCATTCCGGAAATCGCGCTCAGAACCAGAGCGCTGATCGAACGGCAGAAAGCCGCCGAGTCCTGA
- the fabB gene encoding beta-ketoacyl-ACP synthase I, with amino-acid sequence MRRVVVTGMGIVSSIGANTQEVLESLKQGKSGIVFAPDYAEHGFRSQVHGMPNVDIPSLVDKRQLRFMGDGAAYNFIAMQQAIADSGLEETDVSNPKTGLIMGSGGPSTKNLFQAHQIVLEKGSPKRMGPFMVTRGMSSTNSACLATPFKIKGINYSITSACSTSAHCIGAATEQIQWGKQDVMFAGGGEELDWTLSCLFDAMGAMSSKYNDTPSTASRPYDTTRDGFVIAGGGGVVVLEELEHAKARGAKIYAEVTGYAANSDGYDMVAPSGEGGERCMELAISTLGDRKVDYINTHGTSTQVGDIGEIEAIRRVFGDNQPPASSTKSLTGHSLGATGVQEAIYCMLMLQNDFITASANITELDPALHKDEIVTERVDNAGLDTVLSNSFGFGGTNASLALSRYHG; translated from the coding sequence ATGAGGCGGGTAGTCGTCACCGGAATGGGGATCGTGTCGTCAATCGGCGCCAACACCCAGGAAGTTCTGGAAAGCCTTAAGCAAGGCAAATCCGGGATTGTCTTTGCGCCCGACTATGCCGAACACGGTTTCAGAAGCCAGGTTCACGGAATGCCGAACGTCGACATTCCCTCCCTGGTCGACAAGCGCCAGCTTCGCTTCATGGGCGACGGCGCTGCCTATAACTTCATTGCCATGCAGCAGGCGATCGCCGACAGCGGGCTGGAGGAAACCGACGTTTCCAATCCGAAGACCGGCCTGATCATGGGCTCCGGCGGTCCGTCCACCAAGAACCTGTTCCAGGCCCATCAGATCGTTCTGGAAAAAGGTTCGCCAAAGCGCATGGGGCCGTTCATGGTCACGCGCGGCATGAGCTCGACCAATTCCGCCTGCCTGGCCACCCCCTTCAAGATCAAGGGGATCAACTATTCGATCACCTCTGCCTGTTCCACGTCGGCGCATTGTATCGGCGCGGCAACGGAACAGATTCAGTGGGGCAAGCAGGACGTCATGTTCGCGGGCGGCGGCGAGGAACTGGACTGGACGCTGTCCTGCCTGTTCGACGCCATGGGCGCCATGTCCTCCAAGTACAACGACACGCCGTCCACCGCATCACGGCCCTATGATACGACCCGCGACGGCTTCGTCATCGCCGGCGGTGGCGGTGTCGTGGTTCTGGAAGAACTGGAACACGCCAAGGCTCGCGGTGCCAAGATCTATGCGGAAGTGACAGGCTATGCCGCCAATTCCGACGGCTATGACATGGTCGCACCGTCCGGTGAAGGCGGCGAGCGCTGCATGGAGCTGGCAATCTCCACGCTCGGCGACCGCAAGGTCGATTACATCAACACACACGGCACGTCGACTCAGGTTGGCGACATCGGCGAGATTGAAGCGATCCGCCGCGTGTTCGGCGACAACCAGCCGCCGGCCTCGTCGACGAAATCCCTGACCGGGCATAGCCTGGGCGCCACCGGCGTGCAGGAAGCCATCTACTGCATGTTGATGCTCCAGAACGACTTCATTACGGCTTCGGCGAATATCACCGAACTCGACCCGGCTCTGCATAAGGACGAAATCGTCACCGAGCGGGTCGATAATGCCGGGCTGGACACCGTGCTCTCCAACAGCTTCGGCTTCGGGGGTACCAACGCCTCTCTCGCCCTGTCGCGTTATCACGGGTGA
- the fabI gene encoding enoyl-ACP reductase FabI codes for MSGLMKGKRGLVMGVANDHSIAWGIAKTLSEHGAELAFTYQGDAFGRRTRPLAESIGADTLLPCDVEDITSVDAVFDTLKEKWGTIDFLVHAIAFSDKTELRGKYSDTSRENFTRTMLISCFSFTEIAKRAATLMPNGGSMITLTYGGSTRVMPNYNVMGVAKAALESSVRYLAMDYGEQNIRVNAISAGPVRTLAGSGVSDARLMFSYQKRNSPLGRTVSLEEIGGTGLYLLSDLSGGVTGEVHFVDSGYNIISMPRLDELKVQEHTTE; via the coding sequence ATGTCGGGTTTGATGAAGGGCAAGCGCGGCCTCGTCATGGGCGTGGCCAACGATCACTCCATTGCATGGGGCATTGCCAAAACGCTGTCGGAACACGGCGCGGAACTGGCGTTCACCTATCAGGGCGACGCCTTTGGACGGCGGACAAGGCCACTGGCCGAATCGATCGGTGCCGATACCCTTCTGCCGTGCGACGTGGAAGACATCACCTCCGTCGATGCCGTTTTCGACACATTGAAGGAAAAATGGGGCACGATCGATTTTCTCGTTCATGCCATCGCCTTTTCCGACAAGACGGAGCTGCGCGGAAAATATTCAGACACCTCCCGGGAAAATTTCACCCGGACCATGCTGATTTCCTGCTTCTCCTTCACCGAGATCGCGAAACGGGCCGCAACCCTTATGCCGAACGGCGGATCGATGATCACGCTGACCTATGGCGGGTCGACGCGGGTCATGCCGAACTACAACGTCATGGGCGTTGCCAAGGCGGCGCTCGAATCGTCCGTGCGCTATCTGGCAATGGACTACGGCGAGCAGAACATCCGCGTGAACGCGATTTCGGCAGGTCCGGTTCGGACTCTTGCCGGTTCCGGCGTCTCCGACGCTCGGCTGATGTTCAGCTACCAGAAGCGCAATTCACCGCTGGGCCGGACGGTTTCTCTGGAGGAAATCGGCGGAACCGGGCTCTACCTTCTGTCAGACCTTTCTGGCGGCGTAACCGGCGAAGTGCATTTCGTCGACAGCGGCTACAATATCATTTCCATGCCGCGGCTCGATGAGCTGAAGGTACAGGAACATACGACCGAATAA
- the fabA gene encoding 3-hydroxyacyl-[acyl-carrier-protein] dehydratase FabA, protein MTERRSSYDYEDLLTCGRGELFGQGNAQLPLPPMLMFDRITEISETGGEFDKGFIRAEFDIKPDLWFFPCHFQGNPVMPGCLGLDAMWQLTGFFLGWLGLPGKGMALSTGEVKFKGMVTPDVKLVEYGIDFKRVMKGRLVLGIADGWLKADGKQIYQAKDLRVGLAQT, encoded by the coding sequence ATGACCGAGCGGCGCTCCAGCTACGATTACGAAGATCTTCTCACCTGTGGACGCGGTGAGCTTTTCGGACAAGGCAACGCACAACTGCCGCTGCCGCCCATGCTCATGTTCGACCGGATCACGGAAATTTCCGAAACCGGCGGCGAATTCGACAAGGGATTCATTCGTGCCGAGTTCGACATCAAGCCGGACCTCTGGTTCTTCCCCTGCCATTTCCAGGGCAATCCGGTCATGCCGGGATGTCTTGGCCTGGATGCGATGTGGCAGCTGACCGGCTTTTTCCTTGGTTGGCTCGGCCTGCCAGGCAAAGGCATGGCGCTGTCCACCGGTGAAGTGAAATTCAAGGGCATGGTGACACCGGACGTCAAACTGGTCGAATACGGCATCGACTTCAAACGCGTTATGAAAGGCCGTCTGGTCCTGGGCATTGCCGACGGTTGGCTCAAGGCCGATGGCAAGCAGATCTACCAGGCGAAAGATCTCCGGGTCGGCCTTGCTCAAACCTGA
- the irrA gene encoding iron response transcriptional regulator IrrA yields MKDITPIHHTDTDVSDVLRRAGLRPTRQRVSLAEILFSKGDRHVSAELLHEEAVAVSVPVSLATVYNTLHQFTEAGLLREVAIEGTKTYFDTNVSDHHHFFIEGENEVFDIPGEGVGIGSIPQAPEGMEIVRVDVVVRLRPKR; encoded by the coding sequence ATGAAAGACATTACGCCGATTCACCACACCGATACGGATGTCTCCGATGTATTGCGCCGCGCGGGCCTTCGCCCGACACGCCAGCGTGTATCGCTTGCCGAGATCCTTTTTTCCAAAGGCGACCGGCATGTTTCCGCCGAACTGCTTCATGAGGAAGCCGTGGCCGTCAGCGTCCCGGTTTCTCTTGCGACCGTCTACAACACCCTGCATCAGTTCACCGAAGCGGGCCTTCTGCGCGAAGTGGCGATCGAGGGTACGAAAACCTATTTCGACACCAATGTCTCCGATCACCACCATTTCTTCATCGAAGGTGAAAACGAGGTGTTCGACATTCCCGGAGAAGGTGTCGGTATCGGTTCTATTCCGCAAGCGCCGGAAGGTATGGAAATCGTCCGCGTCGACGTGGTCGTCCGCCTGCGCCCGAAGCGCTGA
- a CDS encoding DUF2244 domain-containing protein, whose protein sequence is MNDHNPKHEQQAYETGDEAPFFSAVLTPYRSLGPNGFLLLMLFVGGVSFVSGLAFLLMGAWPVFGFFGLDALLIWLAFHLNYASARAYEEVIVSRTEIIIRKVGPGKRHQEYRFNPFWVRLSITKLEDEGVTKLSLTSRGKNVDLGNFLNPDDRTSFAGAMANALATAKAGGI, encoded by the coding sequence ATGAACGATCACAATCCGAAACACGAGCAACAGGCGTATGAGACCGGGGATGAAGCCCCGTTTTTTTCTGCGGTCCTGACACCCTATCGGTCCCTGGGTCCGAACGGTTTCCTGTTGCTGATGCTCTTTGTTGGGGGCGTCAGCTTCGTTTCGGGGCTGGCGTTCCTGTTGATGGGGGCCTGGCCGGTGTTCGGGTTTTTCGGCCTGGACGCGCTTCTGATCTGGCTGGCCTTCCACCTGAACTACGCCTCCGCACGGGCCTATGAGGAAGTGATCGTTTCACGTACGGAAATCATCATCCGCAAGGTGGGTCCGGGAAAACGCCACCAGGAATACCGCTTCAATCCCTTTTGGGTCCGCCTGTCGATCACGAAGCTCGAGGACGAGGGCGTGACCAAGCTGTCCCTGACCTCGCGCGGCAAGAACGTCGATCTCGGAAACTTCCTCAATCCGGATGACCGCACCAGCTTCGCCGGCGCCATGGCGAATGCGCTGGCAACCGCCAAGGCGGGTGGGATCTAA